A DNA window from Euwallacea fornicatus isolate EFF26 chromosome 17, ASM4011564v1, whole genome shotgun sequence contains the following coding sequences:
- the LOC136344450 gene encoding uncharacterized protein isoform X3, which translates to MELSSLVQCDKRTRVCRQGASADSNNMKTAAIVLQVAVLVLQYRITSASYGFAGLQDQFYSPVFEHGRSSVGKGLANADDLRLRSHPIGPYFGSYLSGYAPSYGRSLGGSRVFLQPQEKSLLLNQARVVANPWFQAVVVDNMVKPVKEEHPDDLKYDFRTKVHSFR; encoded by the exons ATGGAGCTTTCTTCGTTAGTGCAGTGCGATAAAAGAACGCGCGTCTGTCGCCAGGGGGCCAGTGCCGATTCTAACAATATGAAGACCGCTGCTATTGTTTTACAG GTCGCAGTTCTGGTCCTCCAATACCGAATAACCAGTGCTTCATATGGATTTGC GGGTCTTCAAGATCAGTTCTACAGTCCTGTGTTCGAGCACGGTAGATCCAGTGTTGGAAAGGGGCTCGCAAACGCGGACGATTTAAGGCTAAGATCGCATCCTATTGGCCCTTATTTCGGGAGCTACCTGAGTGGGTATGCCCCATCGTATGGTAGGTCTTTGGGTGGCAGTCGTGTCTTCCTCCAGCCGCAG GAGAAATCTCTGTTACTAAATCAGGCCAGAGTGGTGGCCAACCCATGGTTTCAAGCCGTAGTAGTTGATAATATGGTGAAGCCCGTCAAAGAAGAACATCCGGATGATTTGAAGTACGATTTCAGGACCAAAGTTCACTCATTCAGATGA
- the LOC136344450 gene encoding uncharacterized protein isoform X1, whose amino-acid sequence MELSSLVQCDKRTRVCRQGASADSNNMKTAAIVLQVAVLVLQYRITSASYGFAKAPKTVRFYLDDGEALITPKQSQVRFVDSVISDDEDEFFSEKTPNKRPKYISKGLQDQFYSPVFEHGRSSVGKGLANADDLRLRSHPIGPYFGSYLSGYAPSYGRSLGGSRVFLQPQEKSLLLNQARVVANPWFQAVVVDNMVKPVKEEHPDDLKYDFRTKVHSFR is encoded by the exons ATGGAGCTTTCTTCGTTAGTGCAGTGCGATAAAAGAACGCGCGTCTGTCGCCAGGGGGCCAGTGCCGATTCTAACAATATGAAGACCGCTGCTATTGTTTTACAG GTCGCAGTTCTGGTCCTCCAATACCGAATAACCAGTGCTTCATATGGATTTGC GAAAGCGCCTAAAACGGTCCGTTTCTATTTGGATGATGGGGAAGCGTTGATAACGCCTAAACAATCCCAAGTCAGGTTTGTTGATTCTGTAATCTCTGATGATGAGGAtgaatttttctctgaaaagaCTCCAAATAAACGCCCCAAGTATATTTCGAA GGGTCTTCAAGATCAGTTCTACAGTCCTGTGTTCGAGCACGGTAGATCCAGTGTTGGAAAGGGGCTCGCAAACGCGGACGATTTAAGGCTAAGATCGCATCCTATTGGCCCTTATTTCGGGAGCTACCTGAGTGGGTATGCCCCATCGTATGGTAGGTCTTTGGGTGGCAGTCGTGTCTTCCTCCAGCCGCAG GAGAAATCTCTGTTACTAAATCAGGCCAGAGTGGTGGCCAACCCATGGTTTCAAGCCGTAGTAGTTGATAATATGGTGAAGCCCGTCAAAGAAGAACATCCGGATGATTTGAAGTACGATTTCAGGACCAAAGTTCACTCATTCAGATGA
- the LOC136344450 gene encoding uncharacterized protein isoform X2 produces the protein MELSSLVQCDKRTRVCRQGASADSNNMKTAAIVLQVAVLVLQYRITSASYGFAKAPKTVRFYLDDGEALITPKQSQVRGLQDQFYSPVFEHGRSSVGKGLANADDLRLRSHPIGPYFGSYLSGYAPSYGRSLGGSRVFLQPQEKSLLLNQARVVANPWFQAVVVDNMVKPVKEEHPDDLKYDFRTKVHSFR, from the exons ATGGAGCTTTCTTCGTTAGTGCAGTGCGATAAAAGAACGCGCGTCTGTCGCCAGGGGGCCAGTGCCGATTCTAACAATATGAAGACCGCTGCTATTGTTTTACAG GTCGCAGTTCTGGTCCTCCAATACCGAATAACCAGTGCTTCATATGGATTTGC GAAAGCGCCTAAAACGGTCCGTTTCTATTTGGATGATGGGGAAGCGTTGATAACGCCTAAACAATCCCAAGTCAG GGGTCTTCAAGATCAGTTCTACAGTCCTGTGTTCGAGCACGGTAGATCCAGTGTTGGAAAGGGGCTCGCAAACGCGGACGATTTAAGGCTAAGATCGCATCCTATTGGCCCTTATTTCGGGAGCTACCTGAGTGGGTATGCCCCATCGTATGGTAGGTCTTTGGGTGGCAGTCGTGTCTTCCTCCAGCCGCAG GAGAAATCTCTGTTACTAAATCAGGCCAGAGTGGTGGCCAACCCATGGTTTCAAGCCGTAGTAGTTGATAATATGGTGAAGCCCGTCAAAGAAGAACATCCGGATGATTTGAAGTACGATTTCAGGACCAAAGTTCACTCATTCAGATGA